From Marivirga harenae, one genomic window encodes:
- the gldE gene encoding gliding motility-associated protein GldE, whose product MEDPSPSIFLLASIAETGNHWFYIINAILMMFLLFMSALVSGSEVAFFSLSHDDLAKCKTSNQPKEQTILELLKNPKKLLATILILNNFINVGIVTLSTYVTWEIVGTKETEGLLVVTLTAVVTFLIVFYGEIVPKVYANQNNLSFASRMSLPLNFSAKIFSPLSIPLMSLSNIIEKRVEQKGFSVSIDELHQALEITADKDTTEEEKGILKGIVNFGTLSVRQVMKSRLDITAFDIEDDYHMLMDQINKNGFSRIPVYRDTIDKIEGILYVKDLLPYIDKEDNFEWQTLLRTGYFVPESKKVDSLLKDFQEKRVHMAIVVDEYGGTSGLITLEDVIEEIVGEINDEFDEDIDVAYNKLDEYTYIFEGRTSLNDFCKIINEEASVFEEVKGESESLGGLLLELNSKLPRTGEKIKFKNFTFTVVAVDQKRIKRVRVFTKN is encoded by the coding sequence TTGGAAGACCCTTCCCCTAGTATATTTTTATTAGCAAGCATAGCCGAAACAGGCAATCACTGGTTTTACATCATCAATGCTATATTGATGATGTTTTTACTTTTTATGTCAGCACTTGTTTCTGGCTCTGAAGTAGCTTTTTTCTCCTTATCGCATGATGATTTGGCAAAATGCAAAACCAGTAACCAACCAAAAGAACAAACCATTTTGGAATTGCTAAAGAATCCCAAAAAATTACTGGCGACTATCTTAATTCTAAATAATTTTATTAACGTTGGTATTGTTACTCTTTCCACTTATGTGACTTGGGAAATTGTAGGCACAAAAGAAACTGAAGGATTGTTGGTTGTAACCTTAACCGCAGTCGTCACCTTCCTGATTGTTTTCTATGGAGAGATTGTTCCCAAAGTATACGCCAACCAAAACAATTTAAGTTTTGCTTCGAGAATGTCATTGCCTCTGAACTTTTCTGCAAAAATCTTTAGCCCATTGTCTATTCCACTAATGAGTTTGAGTAATATCATTGAAAAAAGAGTAGAACAAAAGGGATTCAGCGTTTCTATTGATGAATTGCACCAGGCATTAGAAATCACTGCGGACAAAGACACCACGGAAGAAGAAAAAGGCATCTTAAAAGGTATAGTGAACTTCGGAACACTTTCCGTCCGGCAGGTAATGAAATCTCGTTTGGATATCACCGCTTTTGATATCGAAGATGATTATCACATGTTGATGGATCAAATCAATAAAAATGGGTTTAGTAGAATACCTGTTTACCGAGACACCATTGACAAAATAGAGGGTATTTTGTATGTTAAGGACTTATTGCCATATATTGATAAAGAAGACAACTTCGAATGGCAAACTTTACTTAGAACGGGTTATTTTGTGCCAGAATCAAAAAAGGTCGATAGTCTTTTAAAAGATTTTCAAGAAAAAAGGGTTCACATGGCAATAGTGGTAGATGAATATGGGGGTACTTCTGGACTCATTACATTAGAAGACGTAATTGAAGAAATTGTTGGAGAAATCAATGATGAATTTGATGAAGACATCGATGTGGCCTATAATAAACTTGATGAATACACCTATATTTTTGAAGGCAGAACTTCTCTTAACGATTTTTGTAAGATAATTAATGAGGAAGCCAGCGTTTTTGAGGAAGTCAAAGGAGAAAGTGAGTCATTAGGCGGGTTGCTATTAGAATTAAATAGCAAGTTGCCGCGAACTGGCGAGAAAATTAAATTCAAAAACTTCACTTTTACTGTAGTAGCAGTAGACCAAAAGCGAATCAAAAGGGTTAGGGTATTCACAAAGAACTAG
- a CDS encoding single-stranded DNA-binding protein produces the protein MSGVNKVILVGRLGKDPDVRHLESGAAVANFPIATSETYKDKNGNKVEQTEWHNIVLWRGLAEIAEKYLQKGKMVYIEGKLRTRSWEKEGVTRYTTEVVGDQMTMLDSKGGESQGSGGSTDYQSNNQPAPAQSQTPDTNSEMDDLPF, from the coding sequence ATGTCAGGAGTAAACAAAGTAATTCTTGTAGGAAGATTAGGAAAAGACCCAGATGTTAGACATTTAGAAAGCGGTGCTGCCGTTGCTAATTTCCCAATTGCAACATCTGAAACGTACAAAGACAAAAACGGAAACAAAGTTGAGCAAACTGAGTGGCACAATATCGTTCTTTGGAGAGGTTTAGCAGAAATAGCAGAAAAGTACCTGCAAAAAGGAAAAATGGTTTACATTGAAGGAAAACTTCGAACTCGATCTTGGGAAAAAGAAGGGGTTACCCGATATACAACTGAAGTAGTGGGTGATCAAATGACAATGTTGGATTCTAAAGGCGGTGAAAGCCAAGGTTCTGGAGGTTCAACTGATTATCAATCAAATAATCAACCAGCGCCAGCGCAGAGCCAAACCCCAGATACAAATAGCGAAATGGACGATTTACCATTTTAA
- the mutY gene encoding A/G-specific adenine glycosylase, whose protein sequence is MSQRFSNLIIDWYKINKRDLPWRDTSDPYKIWLSEIILQQTRVNQGLPYYDNFISHYPTVYDLANATDDEVMRLWQGLGYYSRARNLHECAKSVVRDYGGEFPNSYKELLTLKGVGKYTGAAIASFAFDQVVPVVDGNVFRVLARFFDVSDDIAQASTFSKFFDIANSLIPTENPASFNQALMELGALVCKPKTPRCEICPLNQECLARIHGKQADLPVKKKKIKVKNRFLYYLIWQNGEKLAMKKRGANDIWQGLFDFDLFESENALTPEEVLEKVTEKFVHAEVTDISEPVTHILSHQRLQAVFIQLKNPNHNVLKETGLEYYTRQQVEELPKPRLITNYLTSKNI, encoded by the coding sequence ATGTCTCAACGCTTCTCAAATCTTATTATAGACTGGTATAAAATCAACAAGAGAGACCTGCCTTGGCGGGACACCTCTGACCCTTACAAAATTTGGCTCTCAGAAATAATACTTCAACAGACCCGGGTGAATCAGGGCTTACCCTATTATGATAATTTTATTAGTCATTACCCCACAGTATATGATCTAGCAAATGCGACTGACGATGAAGTAATGAGATTATGGCAAGGGCTTGGATATTATTCCAGAGCAAGAAATCTTCACGAATGTGCTAAATCAGTGGTGAGAGATTATGGTGGAGAATTTCCTAACTCCTACAAAGAATTACTTACATTAAAAGGTGTAGGAAAATACACAGGAGCAGCCATCGCTTCATTTGCCTTTGATCAAGTAGTTCCAGTTGTAGATGGCAATGTGTTTAGGGTACTCGCCCGTTTCTTTGATGTTTCAGATGATATAGCCCAAGCCAGCACATTTTCCAAATTTTTTGATATTGCCAATTCTCTAATCCCTACGGAAAACCCCGCTTCTTTTAATCAAGCATTAATGGAATTGGGCGCATTGGTGTGCAAACCTAAAACGCCTCGTTGTGAGATTTGTCCGCTTAATCAGGAATGCCTGGCAAGAATTCATGGAAAACAAGCTGATCTACCAGTTAAGAAGAAGAAAATTAAGGTCAAAAATAGATTTCTGTACTATTTGATTTGGCAAAACGGAGAAAAACTAGCCATGAAGAAAAGAGGGGCAAATGATATTTGGCAAGGTTTATTTGATTTTGACCTATTTGAAAGTGAAAATGCACTTACACCTGAAGAAGTATTAGAAAAAGTAACAGAAAAATTCGTTCATGCCGAAGTGACTGATATTTCAGAGCCGGTCACTCATATTCTTTCTCACCAACGACTGCAAGCAGTATTTATTCAGTTAAAAAATCCAAACCACAATGTATTGAAAGAGACAGGCTTGGAGTACTACACAAGACAACAAGTTGAGGAATTACCAAAACCCAGATTGATCACGAATTATTTGACAAGCAAAAATATTTAG
- a CDS encoding HU family DNA-binding protein, translated as MTKADVISEISEKTGIDKADVTATVEAFFSVVKDSMADGENIYVRGFGSFVNKKRAKKIARNISKNTAIVIDEHYVPSFKPSKVFVEKIKSSNKITEEV; from the coding sequence GTGACTAAAGCAGACGTTATATCAGAAATTTCTGAAAAAACAGGTATAGACAAGGCAGATGTAACTGCAACAGTAGAAGCATTTTTCTCTGTAGTGAAGGATTCAATGGCTGATGGTGAAAACATTTATGTCAGAGGCTTTGGAAGTTTTGTTAATAAGAAAAGAGCTAAAAAAATTGCTCGAAACATTTCAAAAAATACAGCTATTGTGATTGATGAGCATTATGTACCTAGTTTTAAACCATCTAAAGTTTTTGTAGAAAAAATCAAAAGCTCAAACAAAATCACCGAAGAAGTTTAA
- a CDS encoding tetratricopeptide repeat protein codes for MLKSRIILFVVAIALVAVFFSLPKVVVDNENDSIDGRSEPIETNSSTNGNSTESSTATMSGSHGGNIPADVKRDIERLRNSFMVAESQENSVIFADSLASMFKELNRLDSAAKYVELSTEDNEIIGNAYYEAFSFAADVDKAKGLAVKTREYLQKVLDNNPSNNSAKIKLAMTYVSSENPMKGISMLLEVVEEDPYNEEALFNLGILSIQSGQFNKAIERFEKLLKNHPENIQAEFYLALSFMNNGQKAKARTLFSEIKNKSNDEQLLAAVDSYLNELK; via the coding sequence ATGCTAAAATCCCGAATCATATTATTTGTTGTGGCCATTGCTTTGGTCGCTGTATTTTTCAGCCTTCCCAAGGTGGTGGTTGACAATGAAAATGATAGTATTGATGGGAGATCGGAGCCTATAGAAACTAATTCATCAACAAATGGCAATTCAACTGAATCGTCCACTGCAACTATGTCGGGTTCTCATGGAGGGAATATCCCAGCGGATGTAAAAAGAGACATAGAGCGACTAAGAAATAGTTTTATGGTTGCTGAAAGTCAGGAAAATAGTGTTATATTTGCAGATTCTTTAGCTAGTATGTTCAAAGAGCTTAATAGGCTTGATAGCGCAGCTAAATATGTAGAATTATCTACAGAGGATAATGAAATAATAGGAAATGCCTATTATGAAGCTTTCAGCTTTGCAGCTGATGTTGATAAAGCAAAAGGATTAGCAGTGAAAACTAGAGAGTATTTACAGAAAGTTCTGGATAATAATCCCTCTAATAACAGTGCTAAAATTAAATTGGCGATGACTTATGTGTCTTCTGAAAATCCTATGAAAGGAATCTCCATGCTATTAGAAGTGGTGGAAGAAGATCCATACAATGAAGAGGCATTGTTTAATTTAGGTATCCTTTCAATTCAATCAGGTCAGTTTAATAAGGCGATTGAACGGTTTGAAAAGTTATTAAAAAACCATCCTGAAAATATTCAAGCTGAGTTCTATTTAGCATTGAGCTTTATGAATAACGGTCAGAAGGCAAAAGCCAGAACGCTATTTTCAGAAATTAAAAATAAAAGTAATGACGAGCAGTTGTTAGCAGCTGTGGATAGTTACTTAAATGAATTAAAATAA
- a CDS encoding Rne/Rng family ribonuclease — protein sequence MSNELIINSTQNGSRIALLNDRNLIEIHYDNKEEQFSVGDIYLGNVRKVMQGLNAAFVDVGYEKDAFLHYHDLGPKVNSLLKYTKFATTRNNTSYKLSKFKLEPEIDKLGKISQVLSKNKQVLVQVIKEPISTKGPRLSCELSLAGRYLVLVPFANGISISKKISTSEERKRLTRLISSIKPENFGVIIRTVAEGKEVAELDTDLRNLLDTWENGVKKLKDAKPKDKIIGEVGRASSILRDMMNETFDNIHVDDEETFKEIQTYIQKIDPSKEKILKLYSGKNKIFEHFGIERQLKSLFGQSVNIKGGGYLIIEHTEALHVVDVNSGNKSNNEESQEDTALNTNLEAAKEVARQLRLRDMGGIIVVDFIDMKNPDNKKLLFKRMKEFMETDRSKHTVLPLSKFGLMQITRQRVRPELNIVTKETCPTCNGTGKITASILVTDKIEQDLDYLLTKQNEKSLSLAVHPFLYSYYTKGLISLRVKWFFKYGKWIKLVQDSSLALTEYHFMNVNQELIEMS from the coding sequence TTGAGCAATGAATTAATTATTAATTCAACTCAAAATGGCAGTCGTATTGCCCTTCTAAATGATAGGAATCTCATAGAGATTCATTATGACAATAAAGAAGAGCAGTTTAGTGTTGGTGATATTTATTTGGGAAACGTCCGGAAAGTTATGCAAGGCTTAAATGCCGCATTTGTGGATGTAGGTTATGAAAAAGATGCTTTTTTGCATTACCATGACCTTGGACCTAAAGTGAATTCACTTTTAAAGTATACTAAATTTGCCACTACTCGTAATAACACCTCATATAAATTAAGTAAGTTCAAATTAGAGCCAGAGATTGATAAATTAGGAAAGATCTCACAAGTGCTCTCTAAGAACAAGCAGGTGTTGGTTCAGGTTATAAAAGAACCTATTTCTACGAAAGGGCCAAGACTATCATGCGAGTTGTCACTAGCAGGAAGGTATTTGGTACTAGTACCATTTGCCAATGGAATAAGCATATCCAAAAAGATATCAACTAGTGAGGAACGGAAGAGACTTACAAGGTTGATATCATCAATTAAACCAGAGAATTTTGGTGTAATCATCCGAACTGTTGCCGAAGGTAAAGAGGTAGCAGAATTAGATACTGATCTAAGGAATTTATTAGATACTTGGGAAAACGGAGTTAAGAAGCTCAAAGATGCCAAGCCGAAGGATAAAATCATAGGTGAGGTAGGTAGAGCATCTTCTATTTTGAGGGATATGATGAATGAAACTTTCGACAACATTCATGTTGATGATGAAGAAACTTTCAAGGAAATTCAGACCTATATCCAGAAGATAGACCCCAGTAAGGAAAAAATTCTAAAGCTTTATTCTGGAAAAAATAAGATTTTCGAGCATTTTGGTATCGAAAGGCAATTAAAATCACTATTTGGGCAGTCTGTTAATATTAAAGGTGGTGGTTATTTAATAATTGAGCACACTGAGGCTTTACATGTAGTAGATGTCAATAGTGGTAATAAATCCAATAATGAGGAAAGCCAAGAAGACACTGCCCTAAATACTAATTTAGAGGCAGCTAAGGAGGTAGCTCGGCAGTTACGTTTAAGAGATATGGGCGGGATAATAGTTGTTGATTTTATCGACATGAAAAATCCTGATAACAAGAAACTTCTTTTCAAAAGGATGAAGGAGTTTATGGAAACCGATCGTTCTAAACATACTGTATTGCCTTTGTCAAAATTTGGTTTGATGCAGATTACTCGTCAACGGGTAAGGCCGGAATTGAATATTGTTACGAAGGAAACTTGTCCTACATGCAATGGAACAGGTAAAATTACAGCTTCAATATTGGTAACAGATAAAATTGAGCAGGATTTGGATTATTTGCTTACTAAGCAAAATGAAAAGTCTTTAAGTCTAGCAGTTCATCCGTTCCTATACTCATATTATACAAAAGGTTTAATATCTCTACGTGTAAAATGGTTTTTTAAATATGGTAAATGGATTAAACTTGTTCAAGATAGTTCGCTAGCCTTAACGGAATATCATTTTATGAATGTCAATCAGGAGCTGATAGAAATGTCATAA
- a CDS encoding sensor histidine kinase: MYFYNIYHTDLRKLSISVRFMKWMLLVIFFLLASLSAFSNQSSDSSSALAVKKSATQLTDSILFHNFDGSNYRASSFNNMAVTDEDGIVYFGNENGLLEFDGTHWQLYKTPNFTPVTYLKIIEDKIYTFGNEDLGYFQRSSSGNLIYHSLNDKRPDDKEIPFVWNILQKNGSTYFSLDSSLLKWDGEILSRINLGASITSYKVKDDILISIYGKDQGGLALLEDDTIAYVNQEFRFEDDYVWEVLEQEEDNWLFFTSENGVYKYNAETYETTPFESEISNFYKADSTFLYWADKISDSLYITSSWENGMQLFDSGGRILKKLTTRNGLFSNFISHPEIDRRHNLWVTSGLGIQYLEFYKPKEELDFQPLAKIRYIRVGDSTLYVRDSSHRMEFNLADFKSVDFYFSAPGFFEKDLQFSYYLEGFDEEWSEWTTNSRKEYTNLPGGEYTIHLKAKHSTLDHLQFAPFHFDLIIPKPWYRYTISYVVFILIIGLLIVGFIRFRTHRLSVLNKKLEETVKERTAELRSQKERLKEANEELKTINNELDNFVYRSSHDLVAPLKSLRGLISVAGMSNNPDQIKDYFQLMNISINKLEEFIRSIMDFSTNTKKPLEIREIRMDVVIDSIVEDLKFYENAEKVELIRAYDSEFKIKTDAKRLNIVLSNLVTNALKYHDFKKDEPPYIKVSAKVENNSYLIEVEDNGSGIPEEYQGKIFNMFFRAHQGIEGSGLGLYIVRDTLNVLKGTVDFTSKVRKGTTFKVVLPVIT, from the coding sequence TTGTATTTTTATAACATATATCATACTGACTTAAGGAAACTCAGCATTAGTGTTAGGTTTATGAAATGGATGCTGTTAGTTATTTTTTTTCTGCTAGCCTCCCTATCTGCCTTTTCAAATCAAAGTTCAGACTCCAGTTCTGCATTGGCGGTCAAAAAATCAGCTACCCAGCTTACAGATTCTATACTATTTCATAATTTTGACGGGTCAAATTACAGAGCCAGTTCTTTTAACAATATGGCTGTTACTGATGAAGATGGTATTGTTTATTTCGGCAATGAGAATGGCCTGCTTGAATTTGATGGAACGCATTGGCAACTTTATAAAACTCCAAATTTTACTCCTGTTACCTATCTTAAAATCATAGAAGATAAAATTTATACATTTGGAAATGAAGATCTGGGCTATTTCCAACGTAGTAGTTCAGGCAATCTGATTTACCATTCTTTAAACGATAAGCGGCCTGATGATAAAGAGATTCCCTTCGTTTGGAATATACTGCAGAAAAACGGATCTACTTATTTCAGTCTTGATAGTTCTTTATTAAAATGGGATGGTGAGATTTTGTCAAGAATAAATTTAGGAGCCAGTATAACATCATATAAAGTAAAAGATGATATACTAATTTCAATATATGGTAAAGATCAGGGTGGTTTAGCGCTTCTTGAAGATGATACCATTGCTTATGTAAATCAGGAGTTTAGATTTGAAGATGATTATGTGTGGGAAGTCCTGGAGCAGGAAGAAGACAATTGGTTATTTTTTACATCTGAAAATGGTGTTTACAAATACAATGCTGAAACATATGAGACTACCCCATTTGAAAGTGAAATTTCAAACTTCTACAAAGCAGATAGTACCTTTTTATATTGGGCAGATAAAATATCCGATTCCTTATATATTACTTCAAGTTGGGAAAATGGAATGCAGCTTTTTGACTCTGGCGGACGGATATTGAAGAAGTTAACAACCAGGAACGGGCTATTTTCCAATTTCATATCCCATCCAGAAATCGATAGAAGGCATAATTTGTGGGTAACGAGTGGTCTTGGTATACAATATCTGGAATTCTACAAACCCAAGGAAGAACTAGATTTCCAGCCTTTGGCGAAGATTAGATATATTAGAGTTGGGGATAGCACGCTCTATGTTCGCGATAGTAGTCACCGCATGGAATTCAACTTGGCTGATTTTAAATCGGTTGATTTTTATTTTTCCGCACCAGGGTTTTTTGAAAAGGACCTGCAGTTTTCATACTATTTGGAAGGCTTTGACGAAGAATGGTCAGAATGGACTACGAATTCCAGGAAAGAGTACACTAATTTACCGGGGGGAGAATATACAATTCATTTAAAAGCAAAGCACTCAACACTAGACCATCTTCAATTTGCTCCATTTCATTTTGATTTAATAATTCCTAAACCTTGGTATAGATACACTATCTCTTATGTCGTCTTTATACTTATTATTGGGCTCCTAATAGTTGGTTTTATTCGTTTTAGGACTCACAGACTGAGCGTACTGAATAAAAAATTGGAGGAGACTGTTAAAGAAAGGACTGCCGAATTGAGATCCCAAAAAGAAAGATTAAAAGAAGCCAATGAAGAATTAAAAACTATTAATAATGAACTTGATAATTTTGTTTATCGTTCTTCTCATGATTTAGTAGCCCCTCTCAAATCTCTACGTGGATTAATTTCAGTTGCTGGGATGTCAAATAATCCTGATCAAATTAAGGATTATTTCCAATTGATGAATATTAGCATCAATAAACTAGAAGAATTTATTAGGAGTATAATGGATTTTTCTACTAACACTAAAAAACCATTGGAGATAAGAGAAATCCGGATGGATGTAGTTATAGACAGCATAGTAGAGGATTTGAAATTTTACGAAAATGCCGAAAAGGTGGAGCTAATCAGGGCCTACGATTCAGAGTTCAAAATAAAAACTGACGCTAAAAGACTTAATATAGTATTAAGTAATCTGGTGACTAATGCTTTAAAATATCATGACTTTAAGAAAGATGAACCACCTTATATTAAGGTCTCCGCAAAGGTCGAAAATAATTCTTATTTGATCGAAGTTGAAGACAATGGTTCTGGAATCCCTGAAGAATATCAAGGGAAAATATTCAATATGTTTTTTAGAGCACATCAAGGAATTGAAGGGTCAGGACTAGGTTTGTATATTGTTAGGGATACATTAAACGTTTTAAAAGGCACGGTTGATTTTACATCTAAAGTTCGAAAAGGAACTACCTTTAAAGTGGTACTTCCTGTGATCACTTGA
- the hemH gene encoding ferrochelatase encodes MKKVNQGKTGVLLVNLGTPDSTKTGDVRKYLREFLMDKRVIDIPFLLRWMLVNLIISPFRAPKSAKEYRKLWVERGSPLKFYGEDVRDLLQSELDDDYVVALGMRYQSPSIKSALEELRNHKVAKIIVVPMFPQYASATSGSVHDKVMEIVQDWQIIPQINFISTFVEEPGFYKTFAALGKKHMEQHDYDHVIFSFHGLPERQIRKGSVDNYCKLGSCCNAYHDKNRFCYRAQCFQTARLIAGELNLPEEKFTVTFQSRLGNDPWIRPYTDDVLKDLAKEGKKSILAFSPAFVSDCLETTIEVGEEFKEEFEEAGGERWDLVESLNDNKEWIDTLKSLVLKN; translated from the coding sequence ATGAAAAAAGTAAATCAAGGAAAGACAGGCGTTTTATTAGTAAATCTGGGAACACCCGATTCTACAAAGACAGGAGATGTAAGAAAATATTTAAGGGAATTTCTAATGGATAAAAGAGTGATAGATATTCCTTTTCTATTGCGTTGGATGTTAGTAAACTTGATCATTTCGCCATTTAGAGCGCCAAAATCAGCCAAAGAATACCGCAAACTTTGGGTGGAACGCGGTTCTCCACTGAAATTTTATGGGGAAGATGTTCGTGATTTACTTCAAAGCGAATTGGATGATGACTATGTTGTTGCTTTGGGAATGCGCTATCAATCCCCTAGCATAAAAAGTGCTTTGGAAGAACTAAGAAATCATAAAGTAGCCAAAATAATTGTGGTACCAATGTTTCCACAATATGCTTCGGCAACTAGTGGATCAGTTCACGATAAGGTCATGGAAATTGTTCAAGATTGGCAAATTATTCCACAAATTAACTTTATTAGCACTTTTGTAGAAGAGCCAGGTTTTTATAAAACATTTGCAGCTTTAGGTAAAAAACATATGGAACAGCATGATTATGATCATGTGATTTTCAGTTTTCATGGCTTACCTGAACGCCAAATTAGAAAAGGTTCGGTTGACAATTACTGTAAATTAGGGAGTTGCTGCAATGCATATCATGACAAAAATAGATTTTGCTATAGAGCGCAGTGTTTCCAAACCGCAAGACTTATTGCAGGTGAATTAAATTTACCAGAAGAAAAATTCACCGTCACCTTCCAGAGTAGGTTAGGAAATGATCCGTGGATTAGGCCTTACACGGATGATGTGTTAAAAGACTTAGCCAAAGAAGGCAAAAAATCAATCTTGGCTTTTTCTCCAGCCTTTGTTTCAGACTGCCTGGAGACCACCATAGAGGTTGGCGAAGAATTCAAGGAAGAATTCGAGGAAGCTGGAGGTGAAAGATGGGATTTGGTTGAGAGTCTAAATGATAACAAAGAATGGATAGATACCTTAAAATCTTTGGTTTTGAAAAATTAG